AAGAACCAGAAGCGCGCACAACAAGCGCTCCCACAAGCGGTCACGGCGGGCATCCTCCACCGGGTCATCCCGCGGCGGCGGACGTTTACGCCGACCATTCCAATGCCTCGGCATAATGCCTCCTTAAATGGGTTAGCCCACCGGTTTGCGCCGGCGGGCTGTGAATACAAGACCGGTCCCGCCCGTGATCGGGCGGGACCGTGGGTTAGAGGATGGTTTGCGTGAGGCTCACGTCATCGACGCGCACCACATTGTCCGTGATGATGCGCAGGAGCATAACGTCCGCCTCCTGCGCGGGGATGTCCACCATGCTCTCGTGCCAGTTGAGCCCATCGCCGGACGTGAAGAGTATCCGCGTGAGATGCTGCACGTCCGGCCCGACCTCGACCGCGAGTGTTCGTTCGGAGTTGTAGTGCGCCGACCACAGGGTAAGACGCAAGGGCACACCCGTCGGCACCTTGACCGTCTGGTCGAAGGACGCCGCACGCCCACCCTGCGAGGAACGAAGCATCCAATCGCCCGAATGCGGGGCGATCCAGTCCGCGTCTGCAGCGCCGACCACGTTCGAATCGTTGCCGGCAGTTTGCGTCCAACCGGTCAGGTCGCCGGACTCGAATCCGCCGTTAACGAGAAGCTCCCCCGATTCTGGGTTTGGCCCGTCGGCGAGCTTGACCAGCACGGGCCGGATGGTGACTTCCCCACCGTCGGAGGAAAGGCCCCTGCGGACCACGGCGTTGTACGTGTTCGCGGGCAGCCACGACCGGGAGTTATACCTGCCGTACTCGCACGCATACTTCGTGTTGTCCGTGACGCCGACCGTGGTGTCGGAATAATCACCATCGACCGTGGTCGCCTCCATGGAATACCAGCCGGCCTCCAACGCAAAAAACGTTCCGACGCCGTTGTATTGGTTCGAGCCCGTGTTGGTGCCGCCGACCATGCACGTGCCGTCATGGTTGTTGACGAACGTCACGCCGTCGACGGTTCTGTCGGGAAGCTCGTCGACGGGGAAGAGGTTATGGTCGTCGAACTCAACGCCCCCCCCCCAGAGCGAGGCGGGAATGAGAACGGGCTCGTAGCGCCCTTCCGGCCACGTGCCGAGCGGAGGGCAGACGAACCGCGCGCGCATGCGGGTGTCCTGGGCGAGCGTGATCTTCTGCGCGTTGACGCTGAAATACGCTATGACGGCGTTCGTGTCGGCGTTGCGGAACTCGCACGTCGGATTACGGCCCAGTCCGTCGATGTCGCGGAAGTAGTGCACGTAATCCCCCGCCGGCAGCGTGATTATCTCGCTTTCGGCGACTATTATCCACCAGTCGCCGTTGGTGCTGGTCCCGCCCGACGAGAAGGTGCCGTCGCCGTTGTCGGTGAACGTCACTCCATTGACGGTGGCACTATCCGTGTGGGGGAAGAGATTGAGGCTAACCGCCTGCCCCCCCCCCCGCGACGACCTCGCCCGGCTCCCACGTCGTTACCACTGTGCCAATCTCAAGCTGTGGATGGAGAACCACATCGACACTTGCTGGAGCGCTGCCGCTGCGAATCCGAAACTCAATGGACGAGAAGTCATCCGGCATCGTGAATCGCGTCGATCTGCTCTCGTATGAGAAACTCGTATCCACAGCGGCTGCGCCGCTTGTGGTCTTCACGACGATGCTGCCCAGCAATGCGCCTGCCGGAGCGTCATAGACTCCACCGGAGAGCGTATAGGTCGCGCCCGGTTGAAAGAGAGCGTTGTCAAGGAACCATCTCACACCGCCCCACGAACCGACAGCGGTTCCCGTGATATGGACCCCGCCATCGTCCAACACCGTGCATGTCAGACCGTTTTCCGTGGCGTCTCCGTATCGGAGGAGGTTTGTGCGTAAATCAATAGCCCCCCCCCCGTTCGTTTCCGAAATCGGGCGGATGTATTCCGCGGGCGCGGTGTCGCCGGACACGAGATACGGCTTCACCGGCTGGCCGAAATTCCAGAACTGCACCTCGGCCGTGGCGTCGGCGACATCCTCGGCGATGGTGATGGTGCGGCTCGCGCCGCCGTTGACTATCTCCGTGCCCATGCCCGTGCCGGACAATACCACCGTGCCGCTCGGGGCGAGATTGCCCATCGTGTACGTGCCGGCCGGCAGGCTCACCTGATTCGACCATACGGCCTTGTCGCCCGCAGCCAATCCGGTGGCGGTCAGACCGTCAGCCGCCACGGCCACGCTCTTATCACCGTCAGCGACAGGGCCGACGCTCAGGAGATTGACCGCAGCGATGACTCCTTGGTCCAAATCCGTCACGTCCGGACGCTGCCAAGCGGTCGCAACGTCCCCGGCTTCGAGCTGGAGCTTGTAGGCCACTCCACCTTGGTCCGTATTGTTGTTAATCATTCGCAGATTCAGCGAAATGGTTCCGATCACGTCGGGCAAGGTGAAAGTGTCGCGTTCCTTAGCCTCCTCGCCGGAAAGCAAGTCCGTCCGGCCGACAGTAACCCCGTCCACATAAATCCACGTCTGAATATTCCTATACCCGTCAACCTTCGGATTCTGAGAAAGCGTATACGTTCCTCCGGGAACGAACTTGCTTTTATCGAGATCCCATTTGACGGTCTGCCATGTCTTGGTGGTGGTGCCGGTCAGCGTGACCGCGCCCTCACCGTCCACGCCGACCGTCACACCATCGGTCTCGGCGACAGGACCGTACTGCAGCAGGTTGCGGGACAGGGGTTTCGGCAGGACGGCGGTACCGTAGGCTCGCGCCTTCGCGCCCGCCGTGGTGCAATCCACCACCGACACAATCTGACCCTCAGCGCCGCTGACCTCACCGCTCTCGGGCCAGTCGGTCCAACCGTCCGCTTTACGGCACACCGTGTCATACTCCACGATCGGTTCGGAACCGGCGTCGGTGATGAGATAGCGGCGATGGCATTTCGCCATGACCGACTGTTCGACCATCAACGATTGACCGTCCACGCGGGCCATGACCCGTATGAACAAGGCGGGGAAACGGTACGGCCACACCATCAGCCCGTTGTACAAAGCGTTGACCTGCACGCCGTTCATCAGGGGCGGCGATTCGATCAGCTTGCCATTGAGATACGCGGGCATCACGCCTCCTTCGCATCGGTTCCGTCAGCCTCGTCGGCCGGGGTAGTGTCCTTCGTTTCGGTTTCGGCGGGTTCGGCGGCGGTCGCGTCGGAGTCCGGGTTCACGTCGGCATCGGCGTTCATGTCGGTGGTTTCCTCACTGTCCGTGCCGGTGGTCTTATCGGCCTCCGTGTCCGGTGCCACGCTGGTATCCGTGTCGGCGTTCGCGTCGCCATCCGCGTCGCCTTCCGTTTCGGTGCCTGTTTCGGTGTTCGTTTCGGTATCCACGCCGGTGTCCGTTCCGGTATTCGAGCCGGTTTCCGTTTCGGGCTGGGATTCGCCATCGTCAGGCACCGTCACATCCCCGGCGTCACCCGTCTCACCGGTCTCACCGGCGTCTCCGGTCTCGCCACCGTCCCCGGTCTCACCGGTCTCGGGAAGCACCGTCGGCACACTCGCCGCCGCCGCGTCAATCGCAGCAGCCGCGGTCGAAGCCTTCGACTCCACATCCGAAACGGACTCACTGATACGATTCGCCGCCTCAGTGGCCGCGGTCTCCACCGAAGCCGCCTGCGTGCCCATCCCATCAACCAACTCGTCGGCACGCTTCGTAGCGGTCTGCGCATACGACACCGCCGCCGCGCTCAAACGCCCGACCTCATCGGTCTTCGCCGCGACCGCCGCAGCATCCTGCGTCGTCTTCTGAACGATGCTCGCGGACTGATTCGCGACAGTCTGCGACTCATTCGCGGCCGACTTCGCCGCCACGGCAGCATCCTCAGCCTCACTCCGAGCACGCAAAGCGAACGCCACCGTCTCGTTCAACATGGTCGCCGTGCCATCCTCACCGAAGAACACCAACACGTTCGGAAACTGCGCGCTCAACGCCGCCGCCTCCACCGAATCCGCCGCATACCGCACCTTCAGAATGTCGGAATTATCCACCAACGCGGACGGAACAAGAGTCTTCGGATCCACATCCACGAGATCCACATACTCCAACAGCGCCTCCGACTCCGGCACCTCCACATACCGGTCGTAAGCCTGCGGCGTGTCCGCCAACTCCGTCACACGCCACACGAACCCATTGTTCGACGTGGGCAGCAAATCCACCGTCGCCTGACCATCCGCCAACGCGATGTCGAAACCCTGGGCGACGACCACGTTCTTCGCCGCGTCGTAATGGCGACGCACCGGCGAGAAACGCAGCCTACCCACCGCCGCCTCCGTACCGCCATCAACAGGCACGCGGATGCTGACATGAATGTTCGTCATGACTAATCCTCCTTAATAACGGGAATGGAATCTTTACCGCGGATGTCCTTATGGACGGCCGCTATCGTCTCCGGCGCTACATCGGCGCGCAGCTCGTCAGGCAGAGCCGGTTTCGGATGACGCGCCAGAAAATCCGGATTCACCAGCTCGCAGAAATCCTGCAGCCAGTGGAACAAGCGCCGCGTATAGGCGACGCTTTTGAAATACCGCTCCTGCACGGTCTCCAAATGCGTGATCTGCGACTCCTGATAGTCCAATTGGTCACGCAACGGTTGCACGACATCCTTCGTGAGGATGTCCGTAGCCATGCGCGCCACATCGGCCGCGTCCTTCCTGCGACTGGACCACGCGCCTATCAGTCCGCCGACGCCGCCGCCGCTGACCAATGCGACGATGACGCTGGTCCAGAACTCGTTGGACGAAAACAATTGCTGGAAAGGCGGCATCTGCCCCTCGCTTTCAAAGAAAAGTAAAGAAAAACCCGCCTATTGGCGGGAACATAACGGGCGTTATCGGTAGTGACTGGACGATGCCGCGGCAGACCACACTCACCGGCTATCCAACCTCCGGAGGGTTCGCCCGGTTCGACCTCCGACGCATGGGCGACCTCGTATGCTGCTACTCCACGATGAACAACATCACCGGCGACGGATTCAATTCCTTGAACCTGACCGTTCCCGTTGGATGGAGGCCCCCGCACGGCGAATTGCCGCCTGTTCTGATGCGCACCGACAGAACGGCGAACGAGGTCGTACTGAACGTGGACACCAACAACGGCTACAAAATCACCTACTACAGCGGCATATCCACCGTGAACACCTACCACACGGGCTTCGGCCTATGGAAGACGCACGACTACCTGTGATTTCACGCGGTGCGTATCCATGCGTG
Above is a window of Bifidobacterium eulemuris DNA encoding:
- a CDS encoding PRTRC system protein E, translating into MPPFQQLFSSNEFWTSVIVALVSGGGVGGLIGAWSSRRKDAADVARMATDILTKDVVQPLRDQLDYQESQITHLETVQERYFKSVAYTRRLFHWLQDFCELVNPDFLARHPKPALPDELRADVAPETIAAVHKDIRGKDSIPVIKED